The Drosophila nasuta strain 15112-1781.00 chromosome 2L, ASM2355853v1, whole genome shotgun sequence genome window below encodes:
- the LOC132791239 gene encoding trichohyalin, which translates to MSEYTFKMSQLKFEENCNFFDLAATENLFSKLSCSDKANKQRQQLNEESFLSGIERFGNEDDESSTRLLGLEQVQRRSSIVYESAQLKAAALQNLLKTFDSSWLNQQPKPVASTVQQRPAPQAYGFKEIYERKKQQLLHQCLEQERTQRQFHSRPMPNFRQVHEQHANKLVVHRITHPVSPNVLKKSRQMLLKRDQKVEQFIQQRELDQRLEQQLRPRTKPVPKSRPAPLKPHNRPTIAQSLMKPFRLSTELRAEQRKQFNAQSQLAQENRRRELEAQRKRAEHEEYLKQRQLATFRARPNPFRNH; encoded by the coding sequence ATGAGTGAatacacatttaaaatgtcGCAGCTGAAATTTGAGGAGAATTGCAACTTTTTCGATTTGGCAGCCACCGAAAATCTCTTCTCCAAGTTGAGCTGCAGCGATAAAGCCAAcaaacagcggcagcaactcAATGAAGAATCATTTTTGAGTGGCATCGAGAGATTCGGCAACGAAGACGACGAGAGTTCAACAAGATTATTGGGGCTGGAGCAAGTGCAGCGTCGCTCGAGCATCGTCTATGAGAGTGCGCAACTGAAGGCGGCAGCTTTACAGAATCTGCTCAAGACATTTGACTCCAGTTGGCTCAACCAGCAGCCGAAGCCAGTGGCCAGCACAGTCCAGCAGCGTCCTGCACCTCAGGCCTATGGCTTCAAGGAGATTTACGAACGGAAGAAGCAGCAATTACTGCATCAGTGTTTGGAACAGGAACGCACTCAGCGTCAGTTTCACAGTCGTCCGATGCCCAATTTTCGGCAGGTGCACGAGCAGCATGCAAACAAGCTCGTCGTGCATCGCATCACTCATCCCGTGAGTCCAAATGTGCTCAAAAAGTCGAGGCAAATGCTGCTGAAGCGCGATCAAAAAGTCGAGCAATTCATTCAGCAGCGCGAATTGGATCAAAGACTAGAACAACAGTTACGTCCCAGAACCAAACCCGTGCCCAAGTCAAGGCCAGCTCCACTGAAGCCCCACAATCGTCCGACTATCGCACAGTCGCTTATGAAACCCTTTCGCCTCTCCACAGAACTGCGCGCTGAGCAGCGCAAACAGTTTAATGCTCAGTCTCAGCTGGCTCAAGAGAATCGTCGTCGAGAACTCGAGGCACAGCGAAAGCGAGCTGAGCACGAGGAATATCTCAAGCAGCGACAATTGGCTACGTTTCGAGCTCGTCCAAATCCATTTCGAAATCACTAA
- the LOC132794863 gene encoding microfibril-associated glycoprotein 4-like: MRLKIITIIFVLNLFSSIAKSVQNTQFNETKAIIELREKFEILRNKIDDLTKKLHQSDDGRLYARCAEATTNQNTEINIINGFVELKAKFKIGDFKIAIDEHEKERKGLNDKRLYPRSCAEATAVFKHSGIFELMVPDKLPFKVACDAETRDGNWTIILRRMDGTVNFKRTWKEYKKGFGDVSGEFFLGLDNIHDMTTDQKQELMVILEDFKGEVRYELYSEFAIGSELDAYNLHTLGEATGNAGDSLTHHRNHKFSTFDRDNDDGPKNCAELYTGAWWHVACHHCQLTGTYNNTLSGMGINWLHFHGHLYSLKSALMMIRPTK, from the exons ATGCGGCTTAAAATAATTACcataattttcgttttgaatttattcagTTCGATAGCAAAAAGTGTTCAAAATACGCAGTTCAATGAGACTAAAGCAATTATAGAACTAAGGGAAAAGTTTGAGATATTAAGAAACAAGATTGATGATCTCACTAAAAAACTTCATCAATCCGATGATGGAAGATTATATGCACGCTGTGCTGAAGCAACTACTAATCAAAATACGGAGATCAATATAATTAATGGATTTGTTGAACTAAAGGCAAAATTTAAG ATTGGAGATTTCAAAATAGCGATAGATGAGCacgaaaaagagagaaaggggCTTAATGATAAAAGATTATATCCGCGCAGCTGTGCTGAGGCAACTGCTGTCTTTAAACACAGCGGAATCTTTGAGTTAATGGTCCCAGACAAACTTCCCTTTAAAGTAGCCTGCGATGCGGAGACTAGAGACGGCAATTGGACGATCATTTTACGGCGCATGGATGGAACTGTGAATTTCAAACGCACATGGAAGGAATACAAGAAGGGTTTTGGAGATGTGAGCGGAGAGTTCTTTCTGGGTCTAGACAACATCCACGACATGACTACAGATCAGAAGCAGGAGCTAATGGTAATCCTCGAAGACTTCAAGGGAGAAGTCCGTTATGAGTTATATTCAGAGTTTGCAATAGGCAGCGAATTGGATGCATATAACTTGCATACGCTGGGAGAAGCAACTGGAAATGCTGGAGATTCTCTTACACATCATCGCAATCACAAATTTAGTACTTTTGATCGGGATAATGATGATGGCCCAAAAAATTGTGCCGAATTATATACTGGGGCTTGGTGGCACGTTGCTTGTCATCATTG tcaATTGACgggtacatataataatacgTTAAGTGGCATGGGCATAAATTGGCTTCATTTCCATGGTCATCTCTATTCGTTAAAGAGTGCTCTTATGATGATAAGACCCACTAAGTAA